CAGGGCAGCGCCGTCAGCCTCTCGAACCTCGGCGGTTACGCGGCCTACTCCAAGAGCAGGGAGATTCGGCGAATTGCCGTCACGATAACAATTATCCTTGTTATCGCAGCCATAGCGGCACTGCTTATTCTATCCAGGCGCAACAATCCCAAGGGTGAAATAGAGCAAACGTTCGAGGATGAAATCCGTAAATACCGCAAGCTTGTCCCTTGGCGCTGACCCCACGCTCCAGACTGAGTAAAGCATGTAGTCTGTTTTTGCACAGCTTCAACTCTCACACATGACGGACCCGCCACAAACCCCTCGCGTATACGCCTAAAACAACCTTCAGGGCAAAAGCAGTAAATATTTTACACTGTATTTCCGAAGTGTTACCAATTTACCCACTGATTAATTAAAACTTGGCACCTCTTTTGTAAATATCTGGAAATTTGAAGCACGAGAGTACCCACACACTCGCGCACCCGCTTTCAGGAGGTTCCAAGGTGCTCTACAAATCCGTAACGGAATCATTTAACGAATTCATCATCGACCGCAGCGATGCCAAGTGCATCCGCTGCAAGGTCTGCATCCGACAGTGTGCCTATGAGGTCCACGACTATGAGGCCGCGGCAGACACGCTCACCGAGGACAACACCCGCTGCATCGGCTGCCGGCGCTGCTCGGCCCTCTGCCCCACCGGCGCCATCACCATCCGGAGCAACGAAGAGGTGTTCAAGCGTAATGAGTCGTGGTCCAACGCCCACATCCGCAACCTCTACGCCCAGGCCGACACGGGGGGCATTCTCCTGGCGGCCATGGGCAACCCGGCCAAATACCCCATCTACTGGGACCACATGCTGCTGGACGCCTCCCAGGTAACGAACCCCTCCATCGACCCCTTGCGGGAGCCCATGGAGCTGCGGACCTACCTGGGGAAAAAGCCCCACTCCATCGAGGTGGTCCGCGACGAGCAGACCGGCAAGCCCAAGCTCGCCACCAAGCTCACCCCTCAGATCAAGATGGAGTATCCCTTCATCTTCTCCGCCATGAGCTACGGCGCCCTCAACCTCAACGCCCACAAGGCCATGGCCATGGCTGCCAAGGAACTGGGCACCCTCTACAACACCGGCGAGGGCGGGCTCCACAAGGACCTCTACCAGTACGGGAGCAACGTCATGGTGCAGGTGGCCTCGGGCCGCTTCGGCGTGAGCGAAGCATACCTTAATGCCGGGGTGGCCATCGAGATCAAGGTGGGCCAGGGAGCAAAACCGGGCATCGGCGGCCACCTCCCCGGCGAGAAGGTCAACGACCAGATCTCCGAAACCAGGATGATTCCCATGGGCGCGGACGCCATCTCGCCGGCGCCCCACCACGACATATACTCCATCGAGGATCTGCGCCAGCTGATCTTCGCCCTTAAGGAAGCCACCGACTACACCAAGCCGGTATCGGTCAAGATTGCGGCGGTCCACCACGTGGCGGCCATCGCTTCGGGCGTGGCCCGGGCCGGCGCCGACATCATCACCATCGACGGCTTCAGAGGGGGGACCGGCGCGGCCCCCCAGGTAATCCGCGACAACGTCGGCATCCCCATGGAGCTGGCCCTTGCAGCCGTTGATGCCCGGCTACGGGACGAGGGGATCAGGAACCAGGTTTCCATCGTGGTGGGTGGCGGGGTCCGCTCCTCCGGTGACGCCATCAAGGCCATCGCCCTGGGTGCCGACGCCATCAACATGGGGACCTCGACACTCCTGGCTCTGGGCTGCACCCTCTGCCAGCGCTGCTACACCGGCAAGTGCCCCTGGGGAATCACCACCAACAACCCGTATCTCGCCAAGCGCCTCAACCCGGAACTGGGTGCCGAGCGGCTGGTGAACCTGGTCCACGCCTGGGGTCACGAGATGAAGGAAATCCTCGGCGGCATGGGGCTCAACGCCCTGGAGTCGCTGCGGGGCAACCGTTACAAGCTCCGTGCCCTGGGACTCACCGAAAAAGACATGAACATCCTGGGCGTCATGCCCGCTGGAGAATAATGTATGAAGCGCATTTACATGATTGAAGAAGCCTGCATCGGCTGCCACCTCTGCGAGGTGGCCTGCATCACCGAGCACTCCCAGTCCAAGAACCCGGTCAAGGCTTTCCTCCACGAGGAAAACCGCCCCATCTCCCG
The nucleotide sequence above comes from Geobacter benzoatilyticus. Encoded proteins:
- a CDS encoding glutamate synthase-related protein, which translates into the protein MLYKSVTESFNEFIIDRSDAKCIRCKVCIRQCAYEVHDYEAAADTLTEDNTRCIGCRRCSALCPTGAITIRSNEEVFKRNESWSNAHIRNLYAQADTGGILLAAMGNPAKYPIYWDHMLLDASQVTNPSIDPLREPMELRTYLGKKPHSIEVVRDEQTGKPKLATKLTPQIKMEYPFIFSAMSYGALNLNAHKAMAMAAKELGTLYNTGEGGLHKDLYQYGSNVMVQVASGRFGVSEAYLNAGVAIEIKVGQGAKPGIGGHLPGEKVNDQISETRMIPMGADAISPAPHHDIYSIEDLRQLIFALKEATDYTKPVSVKIAAVHHVAAIASGVARAGADIITIDGFRGGTGAAPQVIRDNVGIPMELALAAVDARLRDEGIRNQVSIVVGGGVRSSGDAIKAIALGADAINMGTSTLLALGCTLCQRCYTGKCPWGITTNNPYLAKRLNPELGAERLVNLVHAWGHEMKEILGGMGLNALESLRGNRYKLRALGLTEKDMNILGVMPAGE